The nucleotide sequence TGACATCCGTGTCGGGCGTAGGCCTGTCGCAGAAGCCGACGATTGACTGCACGACAGCCAAGGCTTTGAATACATGGGTGAAAAATGGCTTGAAACCCGCCGTGGGCAAAGTCGGCGGCGGCGTGCGGTCGTTGAAAGTCGTGGCCCATTATGCCTGCCGGAACCGCAACAGCGCCAAGTCGGGGCGGCTGTCAGAACATGCCAAGGGTCGGGCCGTGGATATCTCGGCGATCAACCTGAACAACGGGCAGACGATCACCGTGTTGAAGGGCTGGCGGGCCAAGCAGCAGGGGCCGATCCTGAAGAAGGCGCATAAGGCGGCCTGCGGGCCGTTTGGCACCGTGTTGGGGCCGAATGCCAACCGGTTCCATCAAGACCATTTCCACTTTGATACCGCGCGGTATCGGTCGGGGAGTTACTGTCGCTAGGGCAGCCTGATCTCTGGCGCGGGACCGATGGGAAGTGGCCCCAAGAAGGTTGCGCCGTTCGAGAAGCTGAGTGTGGCATCAAGCGCGTTCGCGTTGCCCGATGAGCTGGCCAGCAATCCAAGGCCGAACTCGGCGGCGGAGGCGGCGTTGGCCTCAATCGCTCCGGCTTGCACGGCCAAGGCCAGCATCTCGCGCCAGTTGCGGGCGGTGATGGCAACCTCGCCGTTGGGTTTGGCGTTCTCGACCGTCATGTCGCCTTTGGCGCGGATTTCCAGCTCTCCCCATGCGCCGCGCAAATCGCGGATCGTTAGGGCGGTCACGTCAGGGCGCTGCGTCTCGATCGCGATGCGATCCAGCGCGCCGCTGAGTTGTGCCTGTAGGTCGAATTGCAGCGCTTCGATCTGGTCGGGCAGGGTGCCGCCCTGGTCGATGATGGCGCGGAACCGCTCGCCCGGCAGCAGTTGGTTGATGTTGGCCGCGACGTCATAGGTGTTGGTGGTGCCCGGCGCGTTTCGGATGGCTGCGTTGAGTGCGTCGAACCCTGCGGTCCAGCCGTCGGTGGAGGTGATCACCGCGCCGCCCATCTCGACATTGGCGCTGTCCAAAGCCAATGCGGTCGAGGGTTTGACCTTCAGGGAGGCCCGCATGTCGTCGGTCTTCAGGGTGAATTTCTCACGCGGGGTCGCGATGGTTTGCTCATGCGGCCAGACGGCGATCAGGTGGTTGGGCTTGTAGCTGAGCGACAGGATTTGGAAGAACGGGGCCTGCCAGCTGAGCCCCGTTTCGGGGTCGGTCAATTGCAGATCGGTAAAGGTCGTATCGAACCGGTTGGGGAAGCCGCGCACGACGTGGTCGGAATAGTCGACCTGCCAGCCCTCGGCGCGACGATCATCAAGCCATTTGGTCATCGCGGTCTTGTGGCCTTGGGAGCCGACAAACCAATAGCCGGACCAGCCAAGGCCAAGAACGACAATGAGGGTGATTAACTTGCGCATTTCGGGTCTTTCCCCTTTTCCTTTGTCGTCCCGTTTACTAGGCCGAAGACAGGAGGGCCAGAGACATGGTTGCCCAGCCAACATTGGACAAACCCCTTTGGGTGTTCGCATACGGATCGCTGCTTTGGAACCCGGGCTTTGCACCGGTGGAAAGCGTGACCGCGCAACTGACCGGCTACCATCGGTCGTTTTGCATGTGGTCGATCCATCATCGCGGCTCGATCGACGATCCCGGGTTGGTTTTGGCATTGGATGTGGCGGACGGCGCATCTTGCGACGGTGTGGCGTTTCGGGTCGCTGATGACGAGGCCGGAACTGTGCTGCAAATGCTGCGCGAGCGCGAGTTGATTTCGTCAGCCTATTACGAGGCGATGGTGCCACTGACCCTGTCTGACGGGCGGGAGGTGCAGGCCTTGGCCTACATCATCAACCAGGATCATGTGCAATATTGCGGGGATTTGTCGCTGGAGCGGCAGGCCGAGGTGATTGCGAGTTCGGTCGGTGGTCGCGGACCCAACACCGAATATTTGTACAACACCGCCGCGCATTTGGAACAAATGGGGGTGCATGACCCCGATATGGCGTGGCTTGTGGCGCGGGTGCGGGAATTGGCGGCCTAAGGCCTATCGCAGAAAACCTTGGCAAATTGCCCTTGGCCCCCGTATGTTCTTAAAAAAAAGACGGTTGCGGGCAATTCAAGGGTATGGGTATGGACACTCCTGACAGGGGGCGGAGCGGGCAGTTTACACAGCCAATACGCGCTATCTTGTTGATGCTGATCATCCTCGGGCTGGTGTGCTTCGGCGGATACCTGATTTACCCCAGCGTCTCTTCGGTTTTCCTTGCCAACCCGTTTCTCAACGGCGTCATTCTGGCGGTGTTTGTGCTGGGGGTGTTCGCCTGTTTTTGG is from uncultured Litoreibacter sp. and encodes:
- a CDS encoding extensin family protein; translated protein: MVWRALFLSAVLVSPAFANAPERSIRPLPRGVSIQAVVKAEQAAALPKTSTAKRGFGLKRLFQGKRPQRPTQRPAGLKQKRAQQIAVSAKGSVCGVPEIKGAAIGAIAGRGACGVQNAVRLTSVSGVGLSQKPTIDCTTAKALNTWVKNGLKPAVGKVGGGVRSLKVVAHYACRNRNSAKSGRLSEHAKGRAVDISAINLNNGQTITVLKGWRAKQQGPILKKAHKAACGPFGTVLGPNANRFHQDHFHFDTARYRSGSYCR
- a CDS encoding gamma-glutamylcyclotransferase; the protein is MVAQPTLDKPLWVFAYGSLLWNPGFAPVESVTAQLTGYHRSFCMWSIHHRGSIDDPGLVLALDVADGASCDGVAFRVADDEAGTVLQMLRERELISSAYYEAMVPLTLSDGREVQALAYIINQDHVQYCGDLSLERQAEVIASSVGGRGPNTEYLYNTAAHLEQMGVHDPDMAWLVARVRELAA
- a CDS encoding DUF2125 domain-containing protein translates to MRKLITLIVVLGLGWSGYWFVGSQGHKTAMTKWLDDRRAEGWQVDYSDHVVRGFPNRFDTTFTDLQLTDPETGLSWQAPFFQILSLSYKPNHLIAVWPHEQTIATPREKFTLKTDDMRASLKVKPSTALALDSANVEMGGAVITSTDGWTAGFDALNAAIRNAPGTTNTYDVAANINQLLPGERFRAIIDQGGTLPDQIEALQFDLQAQLSGALDRIAIETQRPDVTALTIRDLRGAWGELEIRAKGDMTVENAKPNGEVAITARNWREMLALAVQAGAIEANAASAAEFGLGLLASSSGNANALDATLSFSNGATFLGPLPIGPAPEIRLP